In a single window of the Pocillopora verrucosa isolate sample1 chromosome 4, ASM3666991v2, whole genome shotgun sequence genome:
- the LOC131796330 gene encoding A.superbus venom factor 2 isoform X3 — protein sequence MITILSVIFFGGTVALANSNARLFITAPNIFHLGVEETVSVIIYGSDRPVSVTMIAQDFPDKKRNLAVASGVFISEVPGVLKLKLDPKDFPVDVTDDKDLATHRYVSLVAKSNDSDVTTNKEAKVLVSFLDGIVLLQTDKPIYTPQQSSSLEYAKVKIRIICLGFDLKPKKEKKVTVIVKNPQGVVVQRWKDLSTETGFIIKIFGLSEFALTGQWTVLALHGHENTQNASIKFEVKEYVLPKFSVEISGPKYVLPNVKVIGVSIRAKYTYGKPVDGRVLVKFSMVGGRFKDVLVKEIPDQLQDGKADFIVTTDDIKTTPGLPWFPDGRRLQIEAEVIEKTSGKKESAIDNGIYFVKSPFRIDHKATTEFFKPALPFLVKVDLKYPDKTPARGIPMSISVTGTTHSGRKINIGKTASKKDNVNFEDTSDNQGRANFVIDVPGNVGKMNIRVGTEKDGLDHNTFVEFDVHAYKSPSRTFLYVRAIREKQYFNCDVFVNKNASKITFMVITRGRILRQWVKVQRVGVISSFRFKILPEMSPSSRLVVFFIGENGEVVTDSVLLEIDDGLPNKVEFHDESLGKQIDPGVPYKIQLSATPGTRVALLAVDKSVYILRNREKLNKKRVLNTMESLDLGCGVGSGSDSQDVFYKSGTVVITNTNIASRGRSEFSCPQPKSKRERRSTTDLTQCCKRGQIPTRATCMLRAKYFFASASKDCREEFLQCCFNFTGEKDPRKTEVKVRARSFRQSDDEFEDEEISQGQIRQYFPETWIFMDDVVGPDGKFHLDTNLPDTITTWVVQAVGISNQTGLGVARPLNIQAFKNFFVSLRLPYSVQRGEQISVIATVFNYGDIEFRVKVKLEESKAFCTNAPTGQKSAVLNLNVKENDAGSVTFPIIPIKLGKVSIKVIAIAEILDDGLFLGEIIGPTAFDTVVRSILVVPEGVERRSTHSFLLDPQGVLRDEAPGKVNTSAPSTGIKHDRAKIHDDGSTSYCILASCRPRAEQTMIFLAPNVYVMQYLLETRQVTADIESKAYRMIQSGYQRALNYRRKDRSFSAFGEHRPGSTWLTAFVARVLCAAQKFDGVEIDQALICDSVSWLLENQRQDGAFPEVKDIIHKSMMGGTHGDVAMTAFVSVSLLECSCHGKNKSHRIQNAVAFMESELDSISKVNTLALTTYALALAGSRKSSKANAKLLRMQTYDKDESTRYWDAGNQALNVETTAYALLAQMAVGRLKLAGPIVTWLTSQRDPQGGFASTQDTCVALQALSQYSEKTAGASLDLRVSISSEKHASWKRNYHIDPDNALILRQEEVTHLLGGEVFIDSLGTGVGQLQIEVRHNVPSPKNETCSFALKIEVREEFREDSDKGVPIAGRSRQRRDDDIRERKAKKCRGNKRKKACKKRKKNKKHHKKPKTEAKPPDTLHLRVCAKYLKAGKSGMTIMDIGIFSGFTPDKDSLVELMKNVRPTAERFEFSDRSVILYVSEISSIDEFCATFTVKREFDVGTVQPVPVKVYDYYKPDESCTELYSPSTRSALLGGICQDGYCKCSQDDCLSCVQREFKVEELKKKACLEFDFAFIGEVILLDEVDTRKQSWITYEMRIDQVIKKTKTNFVQGDFIEFKKRAGCACPKLVERKNYMIMGNEDGPFFLFDSKSFVIPWEKRRKNKNMLDDLRARIGLDPRCTL from the exons ATGATTACAATTTTGTCAGTGATCTTTTTCGGAGGAACAGTTGCTTTGGCAAACAG TAACGCCCGACTGTTCATTACGGCTCCAAATATCTTTCATCTCGGTGTGGAGGAGACAGTATCAGTTATCATTTACGGCAGCGATAGGCCTGTCAGTGTGACAATGATTGCTCAGGATTTtcctgataaaaaaagaaacttggcAGTCGCAAGTGGAGTTTTCATTAGTG AGGTACCTGGTGTTTTGAAACTCAAG TTGGATCCAAAAGATTTTCCAGTGGATGTTACTGATGACAAAGATTTAGCCACTCATCGCTATGTCTCCCTTGTTGCAAAATCTAACGATAGCGACGTAACCACGAACAAGGAAGCAAAGGTGCTCGTTAGTTTTCTAGATGGCATTGTTCTTCTACAGACCGACAAGCCAATTTACACTCCACAACAAAGTAGCAGTTTGGAGTATGCTAAAG ttaaaataCGGATCATATGCCTGGGATTCGATCTTAAAcccaaaaaggagaaaaag GTGACAGTTATTGTTAAG AACCCTCAAGGTGTTGTGGTTCAACGATGGAAGGATCTGAGTACAGAAACTG GTTTTATTATCAAGATTTTTGGTCTTAGTGAGTTTGCGTTAACTGGTCAGTGGACTGTATTAGCACTTCATGGACATGAG AACACTCAAAATGCCTCAATAAAGTTTGAAGTAAAAGAATACG TTCTCCCAAAGTTCTCTGTCGAGATATCAGGACCAAAATATGTACTTCCTAATGTGAAAGTCATTGGCGTTTCCATTAGAGCCAA ATACACATACGGAAAGCCAGTTGATGGAAGAGTACTTGTCAAGTTTTCCATGGTAGGGGGACGTTTTAAAGACGTTTTGGTGAAGGAAATACCAGATCAG tTACAGGATGGTAAAGCTGACTTCATTGTCACTACTGACGACATTAAGACCACTCCTGGTCTTCCGTGGTTCCCGGATGGTCGGCGACTCCAGATCGAGGCCGAGGTCATCGAGAAAACTtctggaaagaaagaaagtgcgATAGACAATGGAATTTACTTCGTCAAGTCTCCCTTCAGGATTGATCACAAAGCGACCACTGAGTTCTTCAAACCTGCGCTTCCTTTCCTAGTCAAG GTCGATCTGAAATACCCGGATAAAACGCCGGCTCGTGGAATTCCAATGTCCATTTCGGTAACCGGAACTACACATTCTGGGAGAAAAATCAACATAGGGAAGACGGCGAGTAAGAAAGATAACGTGAATTTTGAAGACACATCTGACAATCAGGGAAGAGCTAATTTCGTCATCGACGTACCAGGAAATGTCGGAAAAATGAACATTCGG GTGGGGACAGAGAAAGACGGTTTGGATCATAATACTTTTGTTGAGTTTGATGTTCATGCCTACAAGTCCCCTTCAAGAACATTTTTGTATGTCAGAGCAATCAGG GAAAAGCAGTATTTTAATTGCGATGTGTTTGTTAACAAGAACGCCTCCAAGATTACTTTCATG gtAATTACGCGCGGTAGGATACTTCGCCAATGGGTTAAAGTCCAAAGGGTAGGGGTGATATCCAGCTTCCGGTTTAAGATTCTTCCAGAAATGTCTCCATCATCACGTCTAGTGGTCTTCTTCATCGGAGAGAACGGTGAAGTTGTTACAGACAGTGTATTGCTTGAAATTGACGATGGACTACCAAATAAG GTTGAGTTCCACGATGAATCACTAGGTAAACAAATTGATCCAGGTGTTCCTTACAAGATCCAGTTATCGGCGACTCCTGGGACGAGAGTCGCACTTTTAGCTGTCGACAAAAGTGTCTACATCCTGAGAAACCGAGAAAAGCTTAACAAGAAAAGG GTGTTAAATACCATGGAGTCCCTCGACCTGGGATGTGGCGTAGGATCTGGTAGCGATAGCCAGGATGTATTCTAT AAAAGTGGAACTGTTGTAATCACAAACACAAACATTGCAAGCAGAGGACGTTCTG aATTTTCCTGTCCTCAACCAAAAAGCAAACGGGAAAGGCGGTCAACCACCG atctGACTCAGTGTTGTAAAAGAGGTCAAATACCCACAAGAGCGACCTGTATGCTACGAGCCAAGTATTTTTTTGCTAGTGCTAGCAAAGATTGCAGAGAAGAATTTCTCCAGTGCTGCTTTAATTTTACTGGggaaaaag ACCCTAGAAAGACTGAAGTAAAAGTTCGTGCAAGATCATTTAGACAGTCTGAcgatgaatttgaagatgaagaaatcAGTCAGGGGCAAATAAGACAATATTTTCCTGAAACTTGGATATTTATGGACGATGTTGTTGG CCCTGACGGGAAATTTCATCTTGATACAAACCTACCAGATACCATCACCACCTGGGTTGTTCAAGCTGTTGGAATTTCAAACCAGACAGGGTTAGGAGTTGCTCGTCCATTGAACATCCAAGCTTTTAAGAATTTCTTCGTTTCCCTTCGTCTTCCATATTCTGTTCAGCGAGGAGAGCAGATCTCTGTGATTGCTACAGTCTTTAACTACGGGGACATAGAATTTAGG GTTAAAGTAAAGCTAGAAGAAAGCAAGGCGTTCTGTACCAATGCTCCCACAGGCCAAAAGTCAGCGGTACTAAACCTGAATGTAAAGGAAAACGATGCAGGATCTGTTACATTTCCAATAATACCCATCAAACTTGGAAAAGTGTCCATCAAAGTGATCGCTATAGCAGAAATTCTTGATGATGGACTATTTTTGGGTGAAATAATAGGCCCGACAGCCTTCGACACGGTGGTTCGCAGCATTCTTGTAGTG CCAGAAGGAGTTGAACGACGTAGTACTCACTCATTTCTTCTTGATCCGCAAG GAGTGTTGCGCGACGAAGCACCAGGCAAAGTCAATACTTCTGCTCCTTCAACAGGGATAAAACATGATC GTGCTAAGATACACGACGATGGTTCAACAAGTTACTGTATTTTAGCGTCATGTAGGCCTCGCGC AGAACAGACTATGATATTCCTGGCGCCCAATGTTTATGTAATGCAGTATCTGTTAGAAACTAGACAGGTTACCGCTGACATAGAATCGAAGGCTTACAGGATGATACAATCAG GATACCAAAGGGCTCTTAATTACCGAAGGAAGGACAGGTCTTTCAGTGCATTTGGAGAGCATCGTCCTGGTAGCACTTG GTTGACCGCTTTTGTGGCGAGGGTTCTCTGTGCGGCACAAAAGTTCGATGGTGTCGAAATCGACCAAGCTCTTATCTGTGATTCAGTTAGTTGGCTTCTGGAAAACCAGCGGCAAGATGGAGCTTTCCCTGAGGTTAAGGATATCATTCACAAATCCATGATG GGTGGTACTCATGGCGATGTGGCAATGACTGCTTTTGTTTCAGTGTCCCTCCTCGAGTGTTCATGTCATgggaag AATAAGAGTCACAGGATTCAGAATGCTGTGGCTTTCATGGAATCAGAGTTGGATAGCATAAGTAAAGTTAACACTTTGGCGCTTACCACATACGCTTTGGCTTTAGCTGGCAGCAGGAAGAGCTCCAAAGCAAACGCAAAATTACTGCGGATGCAGACCTACGACAAAG ACGAATCAACTCGTTATTGGGACGCAGGAAACCAAGCTTTAAACGTGGAAACAACCGCTTATGCACTGCTGGCTCAGATGGCCGTTGGAAGACTGAAGTTGGCGGGACCCATTGTCACATGGCTTACCAGTCAAAGAGATCCTCAGGGAGGCTTTGCATCAACACAG GACACTTGTGTTGCTCTGCAAGCGTTATCACAGTACAGCGAAAAAACTGCAGGGGCAAGCCTTGATTTGCGAGTGTCTATATCCTCTGAGAAGCATGCCAGCTGGAAAAGAAACTATCATATTGATCCAGACAACGCCCTGATACTCAGACAGGAGGAG GTCACTCATTTACTAGGTGGAGAAGTGTTCATCGACTCGTTAGGAACTGGAGTGGGTCAACTTCAG ATTGAAGTGCGCCACAACGTTCCGTCGCCTAAAAACGAAACTTGCTCGTTTGCTCTGAAGATTGAAGTAAGAGAGGAATTTAGAGAGGACAGTGATAAGGGCGTGCCAATTGCTGGACGCTCAAGGCAGAGAAGAGATGACGatataagagaaagaaaagccAAGAAATGCAGAGGAAATAAGAGGAAGAAAGCGTgcaaaaagaggaagaagaataaaaaacatcataaaaaaccaaaaacagagGCCAAACCGCCAGATACATTGCACCTCAGGGTCTGTGCAAA ATATCTGAAGGCCGGTAAATCTGGAATGACGATAATGGATATTGGTATTTTCTCTGGTTTTACTCCAGATAAAGATTCACTTGTCGAG CTTATGAAAAACGTCCGGCCAACCGCGGAACGCTTTGAATTTTCTGACAGATCTGTAATATTATATGTCAGCGAG ATTTCTAGTATCGATGAATTTTGTGCCACATTTACTGTGAAAAGAGAGTTTGATGTGGGAACAGTCCAACCAGTTCCTGTCAAAGTCTATGATTATTACAAACCAG ATGAATCCTGTACAGAATTATATTCACCCTCGACGAGAAGCGCATTGCTGGGAGGCATTTGTCAAGATGGTTATTGTAAATGCTCTCAAG ATGACTGCTTGTCTTGTGTCCAGCGTGAATTCAAAGTTGAGGAGCTAAAGAAAAAAGCGTGCCTCGAATTTGACTTTG CTTTTATTGGCGAAGTGATCCTGTTGGATGAGGTGGACACGAGAAAGCAGTCTTGGATCACGTATGAAATGAGGATAGACCAGGTAATcaagaaaactaaaacaaacttCGTTCAAGGAGACTTCATTGAGTTCAAGAAAAGAGCAGGATGCGCATGTCCTAAGCTGGTCGAGAGAAAAAACTATATGATCATGGGAAACGAAGATGGACCATTCTTCCTTTTTGACTCGAAATCTTTTGTAATTCCTTGGGAGAAGAGACGAAAAAACAAGAATATGTTGGATGATCTTCGTGCAAGAATAGGATTAGATCCTAGGTGTACATTGTAG